Proteins from a genomic interval of Clostridium scatologenes:
- the ilvB gene encoding biosynthetic-type acetolactate synthase large subunit, with protein MKLKGAQVLLECIKEQGIDTIFGYPGGAVLPIYDALYSTEGLTHILTAHEQGATHAADGYARSTGKTGVVITTSGPGATNAVTGIATAYRDSVPLVVFTGQVPQSLLGKDSFQEVDITEITVPITKENYIVTDPYKLTDTIRRAFKVASSGRPGPVVVDLPKDIQVAEIEYEHVVNNQGALNREKEKIDEDVINKALDMIKNSQKPVIYAGGGVIISGANVELREFSEKIDAPVSCSLMGMGAFPGDHENYMGMLGMHGSHCSNYAVTKCDLLIAVGARFSDRVISKVEAFAPNAKIIHIDIDPREFGKNIDINLAVKGDTKEVLTLINEKLEKQEHEEWLSQISKWKEIKPVNGPVGSLSPKFIIEKLCELTKGDCIITTEVGQNQIWAAQYFKYLKPRTFVSSGGLGTMGFGLGAAIGAAIGNPEKKVINIAGDGSFKMNSTELATVAKYQVPMVQLVLNNQALGMVHQWQDLFYQGRFCNTKLGPDVDFVKLAAAYDIEAFKITEDSQVEEVLKKALSMNKPVLIECAINRDEKVFPIVPPGAPINESIG; from the coding sequence ATGAAATTAAAGGGTGCACAGGTATTATTGGAATGTATAAAGGAACAGGGTATAGACACAATATTTGGTTATCCAGGTGGTGCAGTTCTGCCAATTTATGATGCCCTGTATTCTACAGAAGGATTAACTCACATACTAACTGCTCATGAACAAGGGGCAACTCATGCAGCAGATGGTTATGCAAGATCCACAGGTAAAACAGGGGTTGTAATCACAACCTCTGGGCCTGGAGCTACAAATGCAGTTACAGGTATTGCTACAGCTTATAGGGATTCAGTGCCTTTAGTAGTGTTTACAGGACAGGTACCTCAGAGTCTTTTGGGGAAAGATTCATTTCAAGAAGTAGATATTACTGAAATTACAGTACCTATAACAAAAGAAAATTATATAGTTACAGATCCATATAAGCTTACAGATACAATAAGAAGGGCATTTAAGGTAGCAAGCAGTGGACGTCCAGGTCCAGTAGTTGTAGATTTACCTAAAGATATTCAGGTGGCTGAAATAGAATATGAACATGTTGTAAATAACCAGGGGGCTTTAAATAGAGAAAAAGAAAAGATAGATGAAGATGTTATAAATAAGGCATTGGATATGATTAAAAACAGCCAGAAACCTGTAATATATGCTGGTGGAGGAGTTATAATATCAGGGGCAAATGTAGAATTGAGGGAATTTTCAGAAAAAATAGATGCACCTGTATCATGTTCTCTTATGGGAATGGGGGCTTTTCCAGGAGATCATGAAAACTATATGGGTATGCTAGGTATGCATGGAAGTCATTGTTCAAATTATGCAGTAACTAAATGTGACCTTTTAATTGCAGTAGGTGCTCGTTTTAGTGATCGTGTAATAAGCAAAGTAGAAGCTTTTGCACCTAATGCAAAAATAATTCATATTGATATTGACCCTAGAGAATTTGGAAAAAATATAGATATAAATTTAGCAGTAAAAGGTGATACAAAAGAAGTTTTAACTTTGATAAATGAGAAACTTGAAAAACAAGAACATGAAGAATGGCTTTCTCAAATAAGCAAATGGAAAGAGATAAAACCTGTAAATGGTCCAGTTGGAAGCTTAAGTCCAAAGTTTATAATAGAAAAACTTTGCGAACTTACAAAAGGGGATTGTATCATAACTACAGAAGTAGGTCAGAATCAAATATGGGCTGCACAATATTTTAAATATTTGAAGCCAAGAACTTTTGTATCTTCTGGCGGACTTGGAACTATGGGCTTTGGTCTGGGTGCAGCAATTGGGGCAGCTATAGGTAATCCAGAGAAAAAAGTTATAAATATAGCAGGTGATGGAAGTTTTAAAATGAATTCTACAGAATTAGCAACTGTAGCAAAATATCAAGTACCTATGGTTCAATTAGTACTTAATAATCAAGCTTTAGGTATGGTACATCAGTGGCAGGATCTATTTTATCAAGGAAGATTCTGCAATACAAAATTGGGACCTGATGTAGATTTTGTGAAACTTGCAGCTGCTTATGATATAGAAGCATTTAAAATAACTGAAGACTCACAAGTAGAGGAAGTGCTTAAAAAGGCATTGAGTATGAACAAACCAGTGTTAATAGAGTGTGCTATAAATAGAGATGAAAAGGTATTTCCAATAGTACCTCCAGGAGCACCTATAAATGAAAGTATTGGATAA
- the ilvC gene encoding ketol-acid reductoisomerase, with translation MERLKVYYDKDANLELLKGKTVAVVGYGSQGHAHSLNLKESGVDVVVGLYKGSKSWKVAEEAGLKVMEAADAVKVADFVMMLVPDEKQSKLYKESVEPNLTEGKVLMFAHGFNIHFNQIVPPANVDVIMVAPKGPGHLVRREYQQGKGVPCLVAVHQDYSGKAMEYALAYAKGIGGARAGVLKTTFKDETETDLFGEQAVLCGGVTELIKAGFETLVDAGYAPENAYFECLHEMKLIVDLMYEGGLSRMRYSISDTAEYGDYCVGKRLITEETRKEMRQVLKEIQDGTFAKNWLLENQVNRPSFYAKRRQEQNQLIETVGKELRSMMPWVQSK, from the coding sequence ATGGAAAGATTAAAGGTTTATTATGATAAGGATGCTAATTTAGAATTATTAAAGGGAAAAACAGTAGCTGTTGTAGGTTATGGTAGCCAAGGTCATGCTCATTCTTTAAATTTAAAAGAAAGTGGAGTAGATGTGGTAGTAGGTTTGTATAAAGGAAGTAAATCATGGAAGGTAGCAGAAGAAGCAGGTCTTAAAGTAATGGAAGCTGCTGATGCTGTGAAGGTTGCAGATTTTGTAATGATGTTAGTTCCAGATGAAAAACAAAGCAAACTTTATAAAGAAAGTGTAGAACCAAATCTTACAGAGGGAAAAGTATTGATGTTTGCTCATGGTTTTAACATTCATTTTAATCAAATAGTTCCACCAGCAAATGTAGATGTTATAATGGTAGCACCAAAAGGACCAGGACATCTTGTAAGAAGAGAATATCAACAGGGAAAAGGAGTACCTTGCTTAGTTGCAGTGCATCAGGATTACAGTGGAAAGGCTATGGAATATGCACTTGCATATGCAAAAGGTATAGGTGGAGCAAGAGCAGGAGTACTTAAAACTACTTTTAAAGATGAAACAGAAACAGATTTATTTGGAGAACAAGCAGTACTTTGCGGAGGAGTAACAGAGCTTATAAAAGCAGGTTTTGAAACTTTAGTTGATGCAGGTTATGCTCCTGAAAATGCTTATTTTGAGTGCCTTCATGAAATGAAGCTCATTGTAGATCTTATGTATGAAGGTGGCTTAAGCCGTATGAGATATTCTATAAGTGACACTGCTGAATATGGGGATTATTGTGTAGGAAAGAGACTTATAACAGAGGAAACAAGAAAAGAAATGAGACAAGTTTTAAAGGAAATACAAGATGGAACATTTGCAAAGAACTGGCTTCTTGAAAATCAGGTTAATAGACCATCTTTCTATGCTAAGAGAAGACAAGAACAAAATCAACTTATTGAAACAGTTGGAAAAGAATTAAGATCCATGATGCCATGGGTTCAAAGTAAATAA
- a CDS encoding PLP-dependent aminotransferase family protein: MKNKFASRMKGDGPSESDESISLIMKLTGMPDVISFAGGLPAGELFPIEEMKEVSRKVLEQDGKNALQYSSTEGQMELREAIADQIMKASGVETKAENILVTCGSQQALEFSGRIFLDKDDVVICESPSYLGAIMAFKAYGPKFVEVEMDEHGMIMEDLEKALKQNPKAKFIYTVPDFQNPTGRTLPVERRKKMVELAEKYDVLILEDNPYGNLRFEGERLPAIKSFDKTEHVIYHGTFSKIFCPGLRLGWVCTNDKETFNQYVLVKQSVDLQTNTMSQKETALYMKMYDINENVKKINKVYKVRRDLMIKTMEEEFPKNCSFTHPEGGLFIWVTLPKEMDASKVLMKAMDEKVGFVPGVAFYANETHKNNFRLNFSSMQDEKIVEGIKRLGKVLKEF, encoded by the coding sequence ATGAAAAACAAATTTGCAAGTAGAATGAAGGGCGATGGTCCAAGTGAATCAGATGAGAGTATATCTCTTATAATGAAACTAACTGGAATGCCTGATGTAATATCTTTTGCAGGGGGCCTGCCAGCTGGGGAGCTGTTTCCTATAGAGGAAATGAAAGAAGTTTCAAGAAAGGTATTAGAGCAAGATGGAAAAAATGCTCTTCAATATAGTTCCACAGAGGGGCAAATGGAACTAAGAGAAGCAATTGCAGATCAAATTATGAAAGCTTCAGGAGTAGAAACTAAAGCAGAAAACATACTAGTAACTTGTGGTTCACAACAAGCTTTAGAGTTCTCAGGAAGAATTTTCTTAGATAAAGATGATGTGGTTATTTGTGAAAGTCCAAGTTATTTGGGAGCAATAATGGCATTTAAAGCTTATGGTCCTAAATTTGTAGAAGTAGAGATGGATGAACATGGAATGATCATGGAAGATTTAGAAAAAGCTTTAAAACAAAATCCAAAAGCAAAATTCATATATACAGTTCCAGATTTTCAAAATCCAACAGGAAGAACTCTTCCGGTAGAGAGAAGAAAGAAAATGGTAGAGCTTGCTGAAAAATATGATGTACTCATACTAGAAGATAATCCTTATGGAAACTTGAGATTTGAAGGAGAAAGATTACCTGCTATAAAGAGTTTTGATAAAACTGAACATGTAATTTATCATGGAACTTTTTCTAAAATATTCTGTCCAGGACTTAGACTTGGATGGGTATGTACAAATGACAAGGAAACCTTCAATCAATATGTTTTAGTTAAACAATCTGTAGATCTTCAAACTAATACAATGTCACAAAAAGAAACAGCATTATATATGAAGATGTATGACATCAATGAAAATGTAAAGAAAATAAATAAAGTTTATAAGGTAAGAAGAGATTTAATGATAAAAACTATGGAAGAAGAGTTTCCTAAGAATTGTTCTTTTACACATCCAGAAGGAGGCCTTTTCATATGGGTAACTTTACCTAAAGAAATGGATGCTTCTAAAGTGTTAATGAAAGCTATGGATGAAAAGGTTGGATTTGTACCAGGTGTAGCTTTTTATGCAAATGAAACACATAAGAATAATTTTAGGCTTAACTTCTCAAGTATGCAGGATGAAAAAATAGTAGAAGGAATTAAGAGACTAGGTAAAGTTTTAAAGGAATTTTAG
- a CDS encoding AEC family transporter, protein MVVMNAVGSVLSIVIMISIGYILTSKKWLDEKISKVFAKLVCNLALPCLMLSDLMSNFDKEKLGHLAKGLIIPFLSMALCYLIAIFVSKIIKVKKGRVGTFRSMFFVSNSIFIGLPVNMALFGSKSVPYVLLYYIANTTFFWTIGAYGICKDGQTYNGNSASGIFSMETLKRIMSPPLMGFIVSIVLILLGVKLPKFILDTCKYMGNLTTPLSMLFIGITIYSVDKSEIKISKDMIAIILGRFLISPLLIFAMAYYYPVPLLMKQVFVIQAAMPVMTNTAIVARAYNADHKYGTVMTVITTVLSLLFIPLYMALI, encoded by the coding sequence ATGGTAGTAATGAATGCAGTAGGAAGCGTACTAAGTATAGTTATTATGATATCCATTGGATATATATTGACTTCAAAAAAGTGGCTGGACGAAAAAATATCTAAGGTTTTTGCAAAGTTAGTTTGTAATTTAGCATTACCTTGTCTTATGTTATCGGATTTAATGAGCAATTTTGATAAAGAAAAACTAGGTCATTTGGCTAAAGGTTTAATAATTCCTTTTTTATCAATGGCGCTATGCTACTTAATAGCTATATTTGTAAGTAAAATAATAAAGGTGAAAAAAGGCAGAGTAGGTACCTTTAGATCTATGTTTTTTGTTTCAAATTCAATTTTTATTGGACTTCCAGTAAATATGGCGCTTTTTGGAAGCAAAAGTGTTCCTTATGTTTTACTGTACTATATAGCAAATACTACATTTTTTTGGACTATTGGAGCTTATGGAATTTGTAAAGATGGACAAACCTATAATGGAAACTCTGCATCAGGTATATTTTCTATGGAAACATTGAAAAGAATAATGTCACCTCCTTTAATGGGATTTATAGTATCCATTGTACTTATACTACTTGGTGTAAAATTGCCTAAATTTATATTGGATACTTGTAAGTATATGGGCAATCTAACGACGCCTTTATCCATGCTATTTATAGGTATAACTATTTATTCTGTAGATAAAAGTGAAATAAAAATAAGCAAGGATATGATAGCTATAATTTTAGGAAGATTTTTAATATCTCCGTTATTAATTTTTGCTATGGCATATTATTATCCAGTACCTTTGTTGATGAAGCAAGTATTTGTAATACAAGCAGCTATGCCGGTTATGACCAATACAGCTATAGTAGCTAGAGCTTATAATGCAGATCATAAATATGGTACAGTAATGACTGTAATCACTACTGTATTAAGTTTATTGTTTATACCGTTATACATGGCTCTTATTTAG
- a CDS encoding ATP-binding cassette domain-containing protein — protein MIKVQALTKIFKNISAVDNINFEVNNGEIVGLLGENGAGKTTTLRMLATMLRPTSGTALINNYDVNKDPENVRGEIGILFGGEVGLYDRLTGRENISYFAQLNGMSKEKTEKSIEYLAKNLEMEEYLDRRVGKFSRGMKQKISIARSIVHNPSVVLFDEPTSGLDVTAARIVQDFIKKCKSDNKAVIFSSHSMAEVEKLCDRIIIIHKGKIIETGTIEALKSKYNNNDMEEIFMSLVGDSNEK, from the coding sequence ATGATCAAAGTTCAAGCATTAACTAAAATATTTAAAAATATTTCAGCTGTAGACAATATTAACTTTGAAGTTAATAATGGAGAAATAGTTGGACTTTTAGGAGAAAATGGAGCAGGAAAAACAACTACCCTTAGAATGCTAGCAACTATGCTGAGGCCAACATCAGGCACAGCCTTAATAAATAATTATGATGTAAATAAAGATCCTGAAAATGTAAGAGGGGAAATAGGAATACTTTTCGGTGGAGAAGTTGGTCTTTATGATAGATTAACTGGAAGAGAAAACATAAGCTATTTTGCACAACTTAATGGAATGTCAAAGGAAAAAACTGAAAAAAGCATAGAATATTTAGCCAAAAATCTTGAAATGGAAGAATACTTAGATAGAAGAGTAGGTAAATTTTCAAGAGGAATGAAGCAAAAAATTTCCATAGCAAGGTCCATAGTTCATAACCCTTCTGTAGTGTTATTCGATGAACCTACATCAGGACTAGATGTTACAGCAGCTAGAATAGTACAGGACTTTATAAAAAAATGTAAATCAGATAATAAAGCTGTTATATTTTCAAGTCACAGCATGGCCGAAGTAGAAAAGCTTTGTGATAGAATTATAATAATTCACAAAGGAAAGATTATAGAAACAGGAACTATAGAAGCTTTAAAAAGTAAATATAATAATAATGATATGGAAGAAATATTTATGAGTTTAGTAGGTGATTCAAATGAAAAGTAA
- a CDS encoding ABC transporter permease, with protein MKSNVINVVLKKELLDMFRDKKTIIMSILIPILILPILSFVIGMATSSSEKKVQNNLKVAIVDKGNSNFKSFLKSQKNIKITESTNIKQDVKDGKILAAITIPEGFDENINRDMNENIILTYDNSSSDGTQASEILNSYIEKYSKTIVSKRLQNRNIDSKILNPINVVQNTIEKKESGIGMSLLNVVVPLLLIIGSVGNTVAPALDLGVGEKERGTLEPLLTTKANRMSLLWGKFLAITIMGLIVSLANIAGLLIAINQTGGIFQNAKDVNISIGTIALIMILPIMLTMVFGALGLSISIYAKSSKEAQTYLSPVSIVAMILVYATMMKDGKSIETYFFNIPIANASCLMKEFLVGIHNYTHISITFGWMILYIIGSILFARYMFNKESVIFRA; from the coding sequence ATGAAAAGTAATGTTATAAACGTAGTACTAAAAAAAGAATTATTAGATATGTTTAGAGATAAAAAGACAATAATTATGAGTATATTAATCCCAATTTTAATTTTACCTATACTTTCATTTGTTATAGGCATGGCTACTAGCAGCAGTGAAAAAAAAGTACAAAACAATTTAAAAGTAGCTATAGTAGATAAAGGGAATAGTAACTTTAAATCCTTTTTAAAATCACAAAAAAATATTAAAATAACCGAATCCACTAATATAAAACAGGATGTAAAAGATGGTAAAATTTTAGCAGCAATAACTATACCTGAAGGCTTTGATGAAAATATAAATAGAGACATGAATGAAAATATTATATTAACTTATGATAACTCCAGCAGCGATGGCACACAAGCTTCTGAAATATTGAATTCTTATATAGAAAAGTATTCAAAAACTATAGTTTCAAAAAGATTGCAAAATAGAAACATTGATTCTAAAATATTAAATCCAATAAACGTAGTTCAGAATACCATAGAAAAAAAGGAAAGTGGTATTGGAATGTCGCTGCTTAACGTAGTTGTACCTTTACTTTTAATAATAGGGAGTGTAGGTAATACAGTAGCACCAGCATTAGATTTAGGTGTAGGCGAAAAAGAAAGAGGTACTTTAGAACCGCTTTTAACTACAAAGGCAAACAGAATGTCTTTACTTTGGGGTAAATTTCTTGCAATTACCATAATGGGACTTATAGTATCCTTAGCAAACATTGCAGGATTACTTATTGCAATAAATCAAACTGGTGGAATCTTTCAAAATGCAAAGGATGTTAATATTTCCATAGGAACCATTGCTTTAATAATGATTTTACCTATAATGTTAACAATGGTTTTTGGAGCTTTAGGTCTGTCCATAAGTATTTATGCAAAATCCTCAAAGGAAGCTCAAACCTATTTAAGCCCTGTTTCAATAGTAGCAATGATATTAGTTTATGCTACAATGATGAAGGATGGCAAAAGCATAGAAACTTATTTTTTTAATATACCTATTGCTAATGCTTCCTGTCTTATGAAGGAATTTTTAGTTGGAATACACAATTATACGCACATAAGTATAACCTTTGGCTGGATGATATTATACATAATTGGTTCAATTTTATTTGCAAGATATATGTTTAATAAGGAGAGTGTTATTTTTAGAGCTTAA
- a CDS encoding excisionase family DNA-binding protein — MNEEILYKPEEIAQKLKLTKGTIYEMIKRGELQAHHIGRYIRISDTQFKAYLLKARGYENIYEATLSTKNDETFANVGSVSIHVSTILEGNVKISIRPENIILARGTFISSARNLLKGKVIDIIIVDNSALVVVDIGIPIKALITTKSLNEMNIKKDTDIHVVFKTMSVSVYK, encoded by the coding sequence ATGAATGAAGAAATTTTGTATAAACCGGAAGAAATTGCACAAAAACTTAAACTAACAAAAGGTACTATATATGAAATGATTAAACGAGGAGAGCTTCAAGCTCACCATATAGGTAGATATATTCGTATATCTGACACTCAATTTAAAGCTTATCTTTTAAAAGCTAGAGGCTATGAAAACATATATGAAGCAACTTTAAGTACTAAAAATGATGAAACATTTGCAAATGTTGGATCAGTAAGCATACACGTTAGCACTATACTTGAAGGAAATGTTAAAATTTCTATTCGTCCTGAAAACATTATATTAGCTAGAGGCACATTTATAAGCAGTGCAAGAAATCTTCTTAAAGGCAAAGTAATTGACATTATAATTGTTGATAACAGTGCCCTTGTAGTAGTTGATATTGGTATACCAATAAAAGCACTTATAACTACAAAATCTTTAAATGAAATGAATATTAAAAAAGATACTGATATACATGTTGTTTTTAAAACCATGTCTGTATCTGTCTATAAATAA
- a CDS encoding molybdopterin molybdotransferase MoeA, whose protein sequence is MLDLNNSKTKKEALDILFEKCPLKYEIETIPITEAIYRIPAEDMYSCNTLPVFRVSMMDGIAVASSCFKSGIPDTSNWIEGREYARADTGDDFDDCYDAVIKIENVSFDEIGKLKIKEGTVVKEGTCVKKSGSTIKKGDCVLKAGMPVRPSDLAALAIGGITNISVLKKPVVAFIPTGSELIFPGTRPQRGQNIDSNSIMVKHMLIEMGAEPLVYPIVKDNPEDVKIALEKALKQADIIIVNGGSSKGGEDFTNKVFKSRGEVLLHGVFAGPGRPMSLAVIEGKPVVNLPGPALAAYYGVDWCIRSIVNQYLGLPMMKRKRVTAVLAEDMPCPKPISFLCKINIEKNQDGKYIAVPAPFKAFPINICLGTNGQFISKIGEGDYKKGDTIEVELLCSEEFII, encoded by the coding sequence ATGCTTGATTTAAATAATAGTAAAACTAAAAAAGAAGCTCTTGATATATTGTTTGAAAAGTGTCCTTTGAAGTATGAAATTGAAACTATTCCTATAACAGAGGCCATTTACAGAATACCTGCCGAAGACATGTACTCTTGTAATACATTACCTGTCTTCAGGGTTTCAATGATGGATGGCATTGCAGTAGCGTCTAGTTGTTTCAAATCCGGTATTCCTGATACTTCTAATTGGATAGAGGGTAGGGAATATGCAAGAGCAGATACTGGTGATGATTTTGATGATTGTTATGATGCAGTAATTAAAATTGAAAATGTTTCTTTTGATGAAATTGGAAAACTTAAAATTAAAGAGGGAACTGTAGTTAAAGAGGGAACATGTGTGAAAAAAAGTGGCAGTACCATTAAAAAAGGTGATTGTGTATTAAAGGCTGGGATGCCAGTACGTCCCAGTGATTTGGCAGCTTTAGCTATAGGAGGAATTACCAATATATCAGTTTTAAAAAAACCTGTAGTGGCTTTTATACCTACAGGAAGTGAGCTCATTTTTCCTGGAACAAGACCACAAAGAGGTCAAAATATTGATTCTAATAGTATTATGGTCAAGCATATGCTTATTGAAATGGGTGCAGAACCTCTAGTTTATCCAATTGTAAAAGATAATCCTGAAGATGTTAAAATAGCACTAGAAAAAGCTTTGAAACAGGCAGACATTATTATAGTAAATGGTGGCTCTTCTAAGGGAGGGGAGGATTTTACTAATAAGGTGTTTAAAAGTAGGGGTGAAGTTCTTTTACATGGAGTTTTTGCAGGTCCTGGAAGACCCATGAGTTTAGCAGTTATTGAAGGAAAGCCCGTTGTCAATTTGCCAGGGCCTGCTTTAGCTGCATATTATGGAGTAGATTGGTGTATTAGAAGTATAGTAAATCAGTATTTAGGATTACCAATGATGAAACGTAAAAGAGTTACTGCTGTTCTTGCTGAGGATATGCCTTGTCCTAAGCCAATTTCATTTTTGTGTAAGATAAATATTGAAAAAAATCAAGATGGGAAGTATATAGCTGTTCCTGCTCCATTTAAAGCTTTTCCTATTAATATATGCTTAGGAACAAATGGACAGTTCATTTCGAAAATTGGGGAAGGAGACTATAAAAAAGGAGATACCATTGAAGTAGAATTGCTTTGCAGTGAAGAGTTCATAATTTAA
- the tsaA gene encoding tRNA (N6-threonylcarbamoyladenosine(37)-N6)-methyltransferase TrmO, whose product MKEDSIKITPIGIVKSEIEDTKVMPLGGIAAQIEVFPEFSEALECIEESSHLWILSWFNEAPRDLMKVVPKKVDPLSKEFGVFAIRCPARPNPIALTLVKLEKVEEKVLYVTGLDAVNGTKVLDIKPYFKNDIVLSHYGPNIGHRNDSALEGKVK is encoded by the coding sequence ATGAAAGAGGATAGTATTAAAATCACTCCTATAGGAATTGTTAAATCTGAAATAGAAGATACTAAAGTCATGCCACTAGGAGGAATTGCAGCTCAGATAGAAGTATTTCCTGAGTTTTCAGAAGCACTGGAATGCATTGAGGAGAGCTCACATTTATGGATTTTGTCATGGTTTAACGAAGCACCTCGGGATTTAATGAAGGTTGTACCTAAGAAAGTTGATCCTCTGTCAAAGGAGTTTGGTGTATTTGCAATTAGATGTCCTGCTAGACCCAATCCTATTGCATTAACTTTGGTGAAATTGGAAAAAGTTGAAGAGAAAGTACTTTATGTTACTGGATTAGATGCAGTTAATGGAACTAAAGTTTTAGATATTAAACCATATTTTAAGAATGATATAGTGTTATCACATTATGGACCTAATATTGGTCATAGAAATGACAGCGCTTTGGAAGGGAAGGTCAAATAA
- a CDS encoding ABC transporter substrate-binding protein: protein MIRKKKTIISSIMIFCMIACSVLLAFTGCGKKAEAPKAETQIITDDAGRKVTIPLKVNKCYYTSPIGMIMVYSLAPDKMAGLSMKLTDNEKKYIPSKYSSLPFLGGLQMNGNINTEQLAKVKPDVIFSIGPDAINKTSVSAADKLQQQINIPVIVIDSSFEKIDKAYTLMGKILGAEEKAKELINYCNNTVKEVTTATKDIPKEKRVNVYYAEGPKGLTTEPAGSSHALVLDMVNGNNVAKVQAKGGSGMSDVSMEQVLSWNPDVIISWGKDDDGASDLIKSSQNWKSINAVKSGKIYEIPSEPFNWFDRPPSINRYLGLKWLAATLYPEVYKVDIVKEVKEFYSLFYHINISDDDAKALLKNSAK, encoded by the coding sequence ATGATAAGAAAAAAGAAAACAATAATTTCTTCAATAATGATATTTTGTATGATAGCTTGTTCGGTACTTTTGGCTTTTACAGGCTGTGGGAAAAAAGCTGAAGCTCCAAAGGCTGAAACCCAAATAATCACTGATGATGCAGGAAGAAAAGTTACAATTCCTTTAAAGGTAAATAAGTGTTATTATACCAGTCCTATTGGAATGATTATGGTATATTCCCTTGCTCCAGATAAGATGGCTGGACTTTCAATGAAGCTTACAGATAACGAAAAAAAATACATACCTTCAAAATATTCTTCACTTCCATTTTTAGGTGGATTACAGATGAATGGTAATATTAACACAGAACAGTTAGCAAAGGTTAAACCAGATGTGATATTTTCAATAGGCCCTGATGCAATTAATAAAACTTCAGTGAGTGCTGCAGATAAATTACAACAGCAGATCAATATTCCAGTTATTGTAATTGACAGTAGCTTTGAAAAAATAGACAAAGCTTATACACTTATGGGAAAGATACTGGGAGCTGAAGAAAAGGCAAAAGAGCTTATAAATTATTGTAATAACACAGTTAAAGAGGTTACAACAGCAACTAAAGATATACCTAAAGAAAAAAGAGTTAATGTTTATTATGCTGAAGGTCCAAAAGGACTTACAACGGAACCAGCTGGTTCAAGTCATGCTTTGGTTCTTGACATGGTAAATGGAAATAATGTTGCTAAAGTACAGGCAAAGGGTGGAAGCGGTATGAGTGATGTGTCAATGGAGCAGGTTTTGTCATGGAATCCTGATGTAATAATTTCTTGGGGCAAGGATGATGATGGTGCTTCTGATTTGATTAAAAGTAGTCAAAACTGGAAAAGTATTAATGCAGTAAAAAGTGGCAAAATATATGAAATACCTAGTGAACCCTTCAATTGGTTCGATCGTCCACCTTCAATAAATAGATATTTAGGTTTGAAGTGGTTAGCTGCAACTTTATATCCAGAGGTTTATAAAGTTGACATAGTTAAAGAAGTAAAGGAATTTTATTCGCTTTTTTATCATATTAACATATCTGATGATGATGCAAAGGCATTATTAAAAAATTCAGCTAAATAG